In a single window of the Streptomyces sp. NBC_00094 genome:
- a CDS encoding succinate dehydrogenase/fumarate reductase iron-sulfur subunit, with amino-acid sequence MRLTLRVWRQQNADAPGAMSTYDVDGISADMSFLEMLDTLNEALILRGEDPVAFDHDCREGICGACSLVINGDAHGPERTTSCQLHMRSFRDGDTIDVEPWRAAAFPVVKDLVVDRSAFDRVIQAGGYISAPTGSAPEAHATPVPKADADSAFEHAECIGCGACVAACPNGSAMLFTSAKINHLNVLPQGSPERETRVLDMVAQMDAEGFGGCTLTGECATACPKGIPLPSIAAMNREWLRARRKVRG; translated from the coding sequence ATGAGGCTCACCCTGCGCGTCTGGCGCCAGCAGAACGCCGACGCCCCCGGCGCCATGTCCACCTACGACGTGGACGGCATCTCCGCCGACATGTCGTTCCTGGAGATGCTCGACACCCTCAACGAGGCGCTCATCCTGCGAGGCGAGGACCCCGTCGCCTTCGACCACGACTGCCGTGAGGGCATCTGCGGCGCGTGCAGTCTCGTCATCAACGGCGACGCCCACGGCCCCGAGCGCACCACCAGCTGCCAGCTCCACATGCGGTCCTTCCGCGACGGCGACACGATCGACGTCGAGCCCTGGCGCGCGGCCGCCTTCCCCGTCGTCAAGGACCTGGTCGTCGACCGCTCCGCCTTCGACCGCGTCATCCAGGCCGGCGGCTACATCAGCGCCCCCACGGGTTCGGCCCCCGAGGCCCACGCGACCCCCGTCCCCAAGGCCGACGCGGACTCGGCCTTCGAGCACGCGGAGTGCATCGGCTGCGGCGCCTGCGTGGCGGCCTGCCCCAACGGCTCGGCGATGCTCTTCACCTCCGCCAAGATCAACCACCTGAACGTCCTCCCCCAGGGCTCGCCGGAACGCGAGACCCGGGTCCTCGACATGGTGGCCCAGATGGACGCGGAGGGCTTCGGCGGCTGCACCCTGACGGGCGAGTGCGCGACGGCCTGCCCGAAGGGCATCCCGCTGCCGTCGATCGCCGCGATGAACAGGGAGTGGCTGCGGGCGCGGCGGAAGGTGCGGGGGTAG